GAGGCCATGGAGGACTTTACTGGCGGCGTATCCGAGTGGTACGATTTAAAAGAAGCACCCGGCAATCTATTCACCATTCTGCAAAAAGCAGCTGAACGCAATTCCATGATGGGATGCTCGATTGAGCCTGATCCAAATGTCACGGAGGCAGAAACTCCTCAGGGCTTAATCCGTGGTCACGCTTACTCCATAACCAAGGTTTGTTCGGAAAATTGCTATGATAAgaacattttattaattaatcttATGTCAACAGGTTTGCCTTATTGACATAGTAACGCCAAATCGTCAGGGAAAGATCCCTATGATAAGAATGCGAAATCCTTGGGGCAATGAAGCCGAGTGGAATGGACCATGGAGTGATAGCTCACCAGAATGGCGCTATATACCCGAGGAACAGAAGGCGGAGATTGGACTAACATTCGACAGAGACGGAGAGTTCTGGATGTCCTTCCAAGATTTTCTTAACCACTTCGATCGCGTGGAGGTAGGACTATTAATATTTCTTGGTGAAATATTTCATGATTCATTCGCCATGATTTTGTTCAGATTTGCAATTTGTCGCCGGACTCACTGACCGAGGACCAACAAAACAGTGGCAAGCGAAAGTGGGAGATGTCCATGTATGAGGGAGAATGGACACCCGGTGTTACAGCTGGTGGTTGCCGCAATTTCCTGGATACCTTCTGGCACAACCCCCAGTATATTATCACCCTAGTCGATCCTGATGAGGAAGACGAAGAGGGACAGTGCACCGTCATCGTGGCCTTAATGCAAAAGAATCGCAGATCGAAGCGCAATATGGGAATGGAGTGTCTGACCATTGGTTTCGCTATCTATAGCCTTAATGATCGCGAACTGGAAAACCGTCCCCAGGGTCTGAACTTTTTCAGATACAAGTCTTCTGTGGGAAGATCGCCGCACTTTATCAACACCCGCGAAGTACGTATACGGATATATCCAGGATATGGCTGCAATCACTTAACATATGCGTTTCTTATTTAGGTGTGTGCTCGCTTCAAATTGCCTCCTGGTCACTACCTGATTGTGCCTTCAACTTTCGATCCAAACGAGGAGGGAGAGTTCATCATTCGAGTGTTCTCAGAAACTCAAAATAACATGGAGTGCGTACAAGTAGACAATGACAATGAGTTTGTATATTAGAAATAATGAGGGGTTTCTATAACTAAAAGCTTCTTACGTGCAATATGTGGTATGTTGTGACTATAGTATTCTTTAATCTCTAGTGCTAGTAAATGTTTGACTAGATTTGTTTCTTTACCCTCTACACATTCCTGACAGATAAGTTGGTTATGCCATTTTTTAATCACTCctcttatatatatttttacctGAGATTAACGCCTGCAGTATTCCAGAAACTCGAAATATATTTCTTCTAGATAAATTCAAATGTAATGTCGGTCTGTCTGTTACATGTTAAGAATAATTCTGATCAATATGAAGTTCAATTTTCTTAATTTATCAGTTATAAAAAGGGTGGCGGCAGCAACATAGTGAAATCTATTAacaaagttaaatttttcggtttatttttaacccttgtttaaattgtatttttgtcATGTAACGAGATATTTattaaagtaataataaaGGAAACTTCCACAACAATATACTTTTAAAAATGGACCCCAACAAATTAAGCTCATCTTGAAAATCTGCTTCTCAATACTCATTAGGCCATTCGAAATCCttgtactgtaaattgtattgtATTCCATTTGTTTCTCTATAAACGAATTGTTTTCCATTCATTTCAATATCAATCATTTCGCTTTTCACTCCCATCTAGAGAGAATGATGATCATGTGGGTTATGGCGGCAAAGCCGATACGGTAAGTTAACTGTGGTCAATGGGATCGGGATCGCTTATTCAGAAATTTCGCTTTAAAGATTACGCCAGGATTCCCAACACCCAAGCCCATCGATCCTCAGAAGGAGGGCTTGCGACGCCTCTTCGACAGCATTGCCGGCAAGGACATGGAGGTGGATTGGATGGAATTGAAACGCATTTTGGACCATTCGATGAGGGACGGTAAGGCTCGAGATTAAAAACTACTCAAATGGCTTTTCAAACAACGATTTCCTTTCAGATTTACCCAAACCAGTGGTTTTCAACCGTTTCTCCAATAACATGGCCTTTGAGACCCAGGCTGCTGGCCCTGGTGACGATGGAGCTGGCGCTTGTGGACTTTTATCCTTGATTTGTGGACCGTTTTTGAAGGGTACGCCATTCGAGGAGCAGTTGGGAATGAATGATCAGTCGAACAAGAGGCTGATAGGGGACAATCCGGCGGATGGAGGTCCTGTAACAGCAAATGGTAAGATGATATATATACGCTTTTAAAAAAGACTAGAATACAAAGAAATTTTTACAGCAATTGTGGATGAGACTCATGGCTTTTCCAAGGATGTTTGCCGCTCCATGGTTGCCATGTTGGATGCTGATAAGTCTGGAAAGCTGGGATTCGAGGAGTTCGAGACTTTGCTCTCGGAAATTGCCAAATGGAAGGCCATATTTAAGGTCTATGATGTTGAGAATACGGGCAGGGTATCCGGATTCCAGCTTCGCGAAGCTCTTAACTCTGCTGGCTATCATCTAAACAATCGTGTTCTAAATGTTTTGGGCCATCGATATGGTTCTCGTGATGGCAAAATAGCCTTCGATGATTTTATCATGTGCGCTGTTAAAATCAAGACATATATTGGTAATGTGAATGTGGTTCTAATttataaaagtgaaaattctatGGTAAACTTTTCTTGTAGATATATTCAAGGAGCGCGACACCGAGAAGAACGAAACAGCCACCTTTACGTTGGAGGAGTGGATA
The sequence above is drawn from the Drosophila melanogaster chromosome 2R genome and encodes:
- the CalpA gene encoding Calpain-A, isoform D; its protein translation is MDDLRGFLRQAGQEFLNAAGEAAMGAAKDVVGSVINEIFIKKEADTKRVLPSIKNMRVQPLQSQSNSTLYYGNLGEKSSSLGPYSEVQDYETILNSCLASGSLFEDPLFPASNESLQFSRRPDRHIEWLRPHEIAENPQFFVEGYSRFDVQQGELGDCWLLAATANLTQESNLFFRVIPAEQSFEENYAGIFHFRFWQYGKWVDVIIDDRLPTYNGELMYMHSTEKNEFWSALLEKAYAKLHGSYEALKGGSTCEAMEDFTGGVSEWYDLKEAPGNLFTILQKAAERNSMMGCSIEPDPNVTEAETPQGLIRGHAYSITKVCLIDIVTPNRQGKIPMIRMRNPWGNEAEWNGPWSDSSPEWRYIPEEQKAEIGLTFDRDGEFWMSFQDFLNHFDRVEICNLSPDSLTEDQQNSGKRKWEMSMYEGEWTPGVTAGGCRNFLDTFWHNPQYIITLVDPDEEDEEGQCTVIVALMQKNRRSKRNMGMECLTIGFAIYSLNDRELENRPQGLNFFRYKSSVGRSPHFINTREVCARFKLPPGHYLIVPSTFDPNEEGEFIIRVFSETQNNMEENDDHVGYGGKADTITPGFPTPKPIDPQKEGLRRLFDSIAGKDMEVDWMELKRILDHSMRDDLPKPVVFNRFSNNMAFETQAAGPGDDGAGACGLLSLICGPFLKGTPFEEQLGMNDQSNKRLIGDNPADGGPVTANAIVDETHGFSKDVCRSMVAMLDADKSGKLGFEEFETLLSEIAKWKAIFKVYDVENTGRVSGFQLREALNSAGYHLNNRVLNVLGHRYGSRDGKIAFDDFIMCAVKIKTYIDIFKERDTEKNETATFTLEEWIERTIYS
- the CalpA gene encoding Calpain-A, isoform C, whose translation is MDDLRGFLRQAGQEFLNAAGEAAMGAAKDVVGSVINEIFIKKEADTKRVLPSIKNMRVLGEKSSSLGPYSEVQDYETILNSCLASGSLFEDPLFPASNESLQFSRRPDRHIEWLRPHEIAENPQFFVEGYSRFDVQQGELGDCWLLAATANLTQESNLFFRVIPAEQSFEENYAGIFHFRFWQYGKWVDVIIDDRLPTYNGELMYMHSTEKNEFWSALLEKAYAKLHGSYEALKGGSTCEAMEDFTGGVSEWYDLKEAPGNLFTILQKAAERNSMMGCSIEPDPNVTEAETPQGLIRGHAYSITKVCLIDIVTPNRQGKIPMIRMRNPWGNEAEWNGPWSDSSPEWRYIPEEQKAEIGLTFDRDGEFWMSFQDFLNHFDRVEICNLSPDSLTEDQQNSGKRKWEMSMYEGEWTPGVTAGGCRNFLDTFWHNPQYIITLVDPDEEDEEGQCTVIVALMQKNRRSKRNMGMECLTIGFAIYSLNDRELENRPQGLNFFRYKSSVGRSPHFINTREVCARFKLPPGHYLIVPSTFDPNEEGEFIIRVFSETQNNMEENDDHVGYGGKADTITPGFPTPKPIDPQKEGLRRLFDSIAGKDMEVDWMELKRILDHSMRDDLPKPVVFNRFSNNMAFETQAAGPGDDGAGACGLLSLICGPFLKGTPFEEQLGMNDQSNKRLIGDNPADGGPVTANAIVDETHGFSKDVCRSMVAMLDADKSGKLGFEEFETLLSEIAKWKAIFKVYDVENTGRVSGFQLREALNSAGYHLNNRVLNVLGHRYGSRDGKIAFDDFIMCAVKIKTYIDIFKERDTEKNETATFTLEEWIERTIYS
- the CalpA gene encoding Calpain-A, isoform A: MDDLRGFLRQAGQEFLNAAGEAAMGAAKDVVGSVINEIFIKKEADTKRVLPSIKNMRVLGEKSSSLGPYSEVQDYETILNSCLASGSLFEDPLFPASNESLQFSRRPDRHIEWLRPHEIAENPQFFVEGYSRFDVQQGELGDCWLLAATANLTQESNLFFRVIPAEQSFEENYAGIFHFRFWQYGKWVDVIIDDRLPTYNGELMYMHSTEKNEFWSALLEKAYAKLHGSYEALKGGSTCEAMEDFTGGVSEWYDLKEAPGNLFTILQKAAERNSMMGCSIEPDPNVTEAETPQGLIRGHAYSITKVCLIDIVTPNRQGKIPMIRMRNPWGNEAEWNGPWSDSSPEWRYIPEEQKAEIGLTFDRDGEFWMSFQDFLNHFDRVEICNLSPDSLTEDQQNSGKRKWEMSMYEGEWTPGVTAGGCRNFLDTFWHNPQYIITLVDPDEEDEEGQCTVIVALMQKNRRSKRNMGMECLTIGFAIYSLNDRELENRPQGLNFFRYKSSVGRSPHFINTREVCARFKLPPGHYLIVPSTFDPNEEGEFIIRVFSETQNNMECVQVDNDNEFVY